In Blautia wexlerae DSM 19850, a single window of DNA contains:
- a CDS encoding ABC transporter substrate-binding protein, whose translation MKRKLMICAMALCICAGLAGNTGEVSVWASEGSSSDAVRIGALKGPTAMGMAQLLDEDGYDFTIAASPDEIVPMVVQDKLDIAAVPANLAATLYQKTDKDVSVLAVNTLGVLYLVENGDSVKSVEDLKGKTIYASGKGATPEYALNSVLKANGIDPEKDVTVEFKSEHAEVVSALVQDQTAVGLLPQPFVTTALMKNDKLKVALDLNKLWEDSMDDGSKLVTGVVIANNEFVQDHADKVNDFMDAYKESVDFVNSDTEAAAQIIGDHDIIAKEVAQKAIPDCSIVFIEGDEMKTMLSGYLATLDDQNPEIIGGQLPDDAFYYKR comes from the coding sequence ATGAAAAGAAAATTGATGATTTGTGCAATGGCTTTGTGTATCTGTGCAGGACTGGCCGGTAACACTGGAGAGGTCAGCGTATGGGCATCCGAAGGATCATCTTCGGATGCTGTCCGGATAGGCGCCCTGAAAGGTCCGACAGCAATGGGAATGGCGCAGCTTCTTGATGAAGACGGATACGATTTTACGATTGCTGCATCTCCGGATGAGATTGTTCCGATGGTAGTACAGGACAAGCTTGATATTGCAGCTGTTCCGGCAAATCTGGCAGCAACGTTGTATCAGAAGACAGATAAGGATGTCAGTGTTCTGGCGGTCAATACGTTGGGTGTTCTCTATCTTGTGGAGAATGGAGACAGTGTAAAATCTGTGGAGGATCTTAAGGGAAAGACTATTTATGCCAGTGGGAAGGGTGCAACTCCGGAATATGCCCTGAACTCTGTTCTTAAAGCGAATGGAATCGACCCTGAAAAAGATGTGACTGTTGAATTTAAATCTGAGCATGCAGAGGTAGTTTCCGCACTTGTGCAGGATCAGACAGCAGTCGGACTTCTTCCGCAGCCTTTTGTAACTACAGCGCTGATGAAAAACGATAAGCTGAAGGTTGCCCTGGATCTGAACAAACTGTGGGAAGATTCCATGGATGACGGAAGCAAACTTGTGACAGGAGTTGTGATCGCAAACAATGAGTTTGTTCAGGATCATGCAGATAAAGTAAATGATTTTATGGATGCTTATAAAGAATCTGTAGATTTTGTCAACAGTGACACAGAAGCTGCGGCCCAGATCATAGGAGATCATGATATTATTGCAAAAGAAGTTGCACAGAAAGCAATCCCTGACTGCAGTATTGTGTTTATTGAAGGTGATGAGATGAAAACCATGCTTTCGGGATATCTGGCAACCCTGGATGATCAGAATCCTGAGATTATAGGAGGACAGTTGCCGGATGATGCATTCTATTACAAACGATAG
- the acsD gene encoding acetyl-CoA decarbonylase/synthase complex subunit delta, whose protein sequence is MPFNQKLQKFNAKINTVTIGSGDKTVTIGGDSTYPFYSFDAPSENAPKIGVEISDMGLENIVSEGIKAYYDGASTIGEMAKKAAAMEGADFVALILEGGDPNGVNKSVDELIAVVKEVADAIDAPLVVEGCKNVEKDAELLPKVAEALQGRNVLILSEKEENYKAIGAAAGLAYDQIVGAESAVDINLAKQLNVVTTQLGVNAQKIVMNIGSAAAGYGYEYVVSTMDRIKGAALSQNDNMLQMPIITPVSAETWGVKEATASEKDMPEWGPEEERGIDMEVMTAAADLAAGSDAVILRHPEAVAAISRMIKALA, encoded by the coding sequence ATGCCGTTTAATCAGAAACTTCAGAAATTTAATGCAAAGATTAATACAGTCACAATTGGTAGCGGAGATAAGACTGTAACAATCGGCGGAGACTCTACTTATCCATTTTATTCTTTTGATGCACCATCAGAAAACGCACCTAAGATCGGTGTTGAAATCTCTGATATGGGTCTTGAGAATATTGTATCCGAAGGTATCAAAGCATACTATGACGGAGCATCCACAATCGGAGAAATGGCTAAAAAAGCAGCAGCTATGGAAGGTGCTGACTTTGTAGCTCTGATTCTTGAGGGTGGAGATCCGAACGGTGTAAACAAATCTGTTGATGAACTTATCGCAGTTGTTAAAGAAGTTGCAGATGCAATTGATGCACCATTAGTAGTTGAAGGATGCAAGAATGTAGAGAAAGACGCAGAACTCCTTCCTAAGGTAGCAGAAGCTCTTCAGGGAAGAAACGTACTGATTCTTTCAGAAAAAGAAGAAAACTACAAAGCAATCGGTGCTGCAGCAGGACTTGCTTACGATCAGATCGTAGGTGCAGAATCTGCCGTAGATATCAACCTTGCTAAACAGCTTAACGTTGTAACTACTCAGTTAGGCGTTAATGCACAGAAAATTGTTATGAATATCGGTAGTGCTGCTGCCGGATATGGATATGAATATGTTGTATCCACTATGGACCGTATTAAAGGTGCAGCTTTATCTCAGAATGATAACATGCTGCAGATGCCTATCATTACACCGGTATCCGCTGAAACATGGGGCGTAAAAGAAGCAACAGCTTCTGAGAAAGATATGCCTGAATGGGGACCGGAAGAAGAGCGTGGAATCGATATGGAAGTTATGACAGCTGCTGCTGACCTTGCAGCCGGATCTGATGCAGTCATCTTAAGACATCCGGAAGCTGTTGCAGCTATTTCCAGAATGATCAAAGCACTTGCGTAA
- a CDS encoding DUF3786 domain-containing protein: MAFSLNDLNYEKDSKERMPWEHYTQEFAAADPKEIASRLSIPYDEETQKLTLTFLGTQYQITWPDFEVTHTPDDKGFYPLENMIYARILTIRFLLNGVKSESSGKFKTYREMPWGEVYLRQFDGRCIKRLAFSYGNRLGDFKAIMEHISAIPVKHGDIAYEVEIFPEYKIQMILWEGDEEFPPSSQILFSDNFPVSFQAEDMAVMGDVIIGSLKAYLKCVQK, from the coding sequence ATGGCATTTAGTTTAAATGACTTAAATTATGAAAAAGACAGTAAGGAAAGAATGCCGTGGGAGCATTACACTCAGGAGTTTGCAGCTGCAGACCCGAAGGAGATCGCTTCCAGATTGTCTATTCCTTACGATGAAGAAACCCAAAAACTGACTTTAACTTTTCTTGGAACACAGTATCAGATCACATGGCCGGATTTTGAAGTAACACATACTCCGGATGATAAAGGCTTTTATCCACTGGAGAACATGATCTATGCCAGGATCCTGACCATCCGTTTTCTTTTAAACGGTGTGAAATCTGAGAGCTCCGGAAAATTTAAAACATACCGTGAGATGCCATGGGGAGAAGTATATTTAAGACAGTTTGACGGCAGATGTATCAAACGTCTGGCATTTTCCTATGGAAATCGTCTGGGAGATTTTAAGGCGATCATGGAGCATATCAGTGCCATCCCTGTAAAGCATGGAGATATTGCCTATGAAGTAGAAATTTTTCCGGAATATAAAATACAGATGATCCTCTGGGAGGGCGATGAGGAATTTCCGCCGTCTTCACAGATTCTCTTTTCTGACAACTTCCCTGTCTCTTTCCAGGCAGAGGATATGGCAGTTATGGGAGATGTGATCATTGGTTCTCTGAAAGCATATCTGAAATGCGTTCAGAAATGA
- the acsV gene encoding corrinoid activation/regeneration protein AcsV, protein MFKVTFSFEDGSVVEAFANAGDNLLEVARGANVAIDAPCSGNGACGKCRVQLKSGELESKKTLHISDEEYQEGWRLACCSKISADVNVLVPDIASAYKSRMKVADLSSKEEIAIFENAKRDVELAGIELKNSLEVVDVTMDPPSLDDTMPDNERLTRALRKYLNISRVRIPYAVLKKLPDVLRESNFSVKCVIRATSDDMFVYDIFGKDEDVVIGGLAIDIGTTTVSAVLINMENGEILAKSSAGNGQIRFGADVINRIVESQKPGGQQKLQDAVIKETINPMINEMCKSAKFPKNRIYRMCVASNTTMNHLFAGINSDPLRTEPYIPAFFKTNSLFASDVGIDINKDAHIIMAPNIGSYVGGDITAGTLVSQIWNRPEFSLFIDLGTNGELVFGNSDFMMSCACSAGPAFEGGDISCGMRATDGAIEACTIDKETMEPTYKIVGDPGTKPVGLCGSGIIDVISELYICGIINPKGKFIREGKRIKHDKYGMGSYILAFEEEAGSVKDVEITEVDIDNFIRAKGAIFSAIRTMLTSLDFDVSMIDDVYVAGGIGSGINMQNAVNIGMFPDIPIEKFHYIGNSSLTGAYLMLLSTPAEKKTYELASNMTYMELSTVPIYMDEFVGACFIPHTDTSMFPTVMEEIQNR, encoded by the coding sequence ATGTTTAAGGTAACATTTTCATTCGAAGATGGCAGTGTGGTAGAAGCGTTTGCCAATGCGGGGGACAATTTACTTGAGGTAGCTCGTGGAGCCAATGTGGCGATCGATGCACCATGTTCTGGAAACGGAGCCTGCGGAAAATGCCGTGTCCAGTTAAAGAGCGGAGAACTGGAGAGCAAAAAGACATTACATATTTCTGACGAAGAATATCAGGAAGGATGGCGCCTTGCATGCTGCAGCAAGATCAGTGCAGATGTAAATGTGCTGGTACCTGATATTGCATCTGCCTATAAGAGCAGAATGAAAGTAGCTGATTTAAGCTCTAAAGAGGAAATAGCCATTTTTGAAAATGCCAAAAGAGATGTAGAACTTGCAGGTATCGAATTGAAAAACAGTCTGGAGGTTGTGGATGTCACAATGGATCCTCCGTCTCTGGATGACACAATGCCGGATAACGAGAGACTTACAAGAGCACTGCGGAAGTATCTGAATATCAGCAGAGTCAGAATCCCTTATGCAGTTCTGAAAAAGCTTCCGGATGTATTGAGAGAGAGTAATTTTTCAGTAAAATGTGTGATCCGCGCTACTTCTGACGATATGTTTGTGTATGATATCTTCGGTAAAGACGAAGATGTAGTAATCGGTGGTCTGGCAATCGATATTGGTACAACAACTGTTTCCGCTGTACTGATCAATATGGAAAACGGTGAAATTCTGGCAAAGAGTTCTGCCGGAAACGGACAGATCCGTTTTGGTGCAGACGTTATTAACCGAATTGTAGAATCACAGAAACCGGGCGGCCAGCAAAAGCTGCAGGATGCTGTGATCAAAGAAACCATCAATCCGATGATCAACGAGATGTGCAAAAGTGCCAAATTCCCGAAAAACCGCATATACAGAATGTGCGTGGCATCTAATACAACTATGAATCATCTGTTTGCAGGAATTAATTCTGATCCATTACGTACAGAACCATATATCCCTGCATTCTTTAAGACCAATTCCCTCTTTGCTTCTGATGTGGGAATTGATATTAATAAAGACGCTCATATTATTATGGCGCCGAATATCGGAAGCTATGTAGGCGGCGATATTACAGCCGGAACCCTGGTCAGCCAGATCTGGAACAGGCCGGAGTTTTCACTGTTTATCGACCTTGGTACAAACGGAGAGCTTGTATTTGGAAACTCAGACTTTATGATGAGCTGTGCATGTTCTGCAGGTCCTGCCTTTGAAGGTGGTGACATCAGCTGTGGTATGCGTGCCACAGACGGAGCCATCGAAGCATGTACCATTGACAAAGAGACTATGGAGCCTACCTACAAGATCGTAGGTGATCCGGGAACCAAACCTGTAGGTTTGTGTGGTTCCGGTATCATCGATGTGATCAGTGAACTTTATATCTGCGGAATTATCAACCCGAAGGGTAAATTTATCCGCGAAGGAAAGAGAATCAAACATGACAAATATGGAATGGGCAGTTATATCCTTGCATTTGAGGAAGAGGCAGGTTCTGTAAAGGATGTTGAGATCACAGAAGTTGATATTGATAACTTTATTCGTGCAAAAGGTGCAATCTTCTCAGCAATCCGCACAATGCTGACTTCTCTGGACTTCGATGTGAGCATGATCGATGATGTGTATGTTGCAGGTGGTATCGGAAGCGGTATCAACATGCAGAATGCAGTCAACATTGGTATGTTCCCGGATATCCCCATCGAGAAATTCCACTACATTGGTAACTCATCTCTGACAGGTGCCTATCTGATGCTTCTGTCAACACCTGCAGAGAAGAAGACTTATGAACTTGCTTCCAATATGACATATATGGAACTTTCTACAGTGCCAATCTATATGGATGAATTTGTAGGTGCATGTTTCATTCCTCATACAGATACAAGTATGTTCCCAACTGTAATGGAAGAGATTCAGAACCGCTGA
- the acsE gene encoding carbon monoxide dehydrogenase/acetyl-CoA synthase methytransferase subunit has protein sequence MAKFVTIGERLSTTAPAVNKAFTERDPEPIIKRAKQQLDAGATYLDVNIGPAENDGEDLMKWAVQLLQSEFDNVPLALDTTNQKAIEAGISVYNRAKGKPIVNSADAGDRISNIDLAAANDAICIALCSSGMVAADNDERMMHCQNMLERGMAQGMDTEDLWFDPLFLVVKGMQDKQMEVLEAIKMFSEMGLNSTGGLSNNSNGMPKHIRPIMDSALVAMAMMNGLTSAIVNPNDLRLMETIKSCDVFKGNTLYADSYLEI, from the coding sequence ATGGCAAAATTCGTAACAATTGGAGAAAGACTTTCCACTACTGCACCGGCAGTAAACAAAGCATTTACAGAAAGAGATCCTGAACCGATCATCAAAAGAGCAAAACAGCAGCTGGATGCTGGTGCTACTTACCTCGATGTAAATATCGGACCTGCAGAAAATGATGGCGAAGACTTAATGAAATGGGCTGTTCAGCTCCTTCAGTCTGAGTTTGATAATGTTCCGCTTGCACTGGATACAACAAACCAGAAAGCTATCGAAGCTGGTATTTCTGTATACAACAGAGCAAAAGGAAAACCAATCGTTAACTCTGCAGACGCAGGTGACAGAATTTCCAATATCGACCTTGCAGCAGCAAATGATGCAATCTGTATCGCACTTTGCTCCTCTGGTATGGTAGCAGCTGACAATGATGAGCGTATGATGCACTGCCAGAACATGCTTGAAAGAGGTATGGCTCAGGGCATGGATACAGAAGATCTGTGGTTTGACCCGTTATTCCTCGTTGTAAAAGGAATGCAGGACAAACAGATGGAAGTTCTTGAAGCTATCAAGATGTTCTCTGAAATGGGACTGAACTCTACAGGTGGTCTTTCTAACAACAGTAACGGTATGCCAAAACATATCCGTCCGATCATGGACTCTGCTCTTGTAGCAATGGCTATGATGAATGGTCTTACATCAGCAATCGTTAACCCTAACGACCTTCGTCTGATGGAAACTATCAAATCCTGTGATGTATTCAAAGGCAATACACTGTATGCAGATTCCTATCTGGAAATCTAA
- a CDS encoding cyclodeaminase/cyclohydrolase family protein, producing the protein MGFSTSTCTEFVEVLASKAPVPGGGGASALVGAVGTALGNMVGSLTVGKKKYADVEEEMYELKAKCDQLQKDFLRLIERDAEVFEPLSKAYGMPKETEEEKAEKARVMEIVLKDACSVPMEIMEKCCEAIELIVEFGAKGSKLAISDAGVGAAFCKAALQGASLNVYINTKSMADREYAEELNRKADAMLEKYTKIADDTFNSVLGRLK; encoded by the coding sequence ATGGGATTTTCAACAAGTACATGTACAGAATTCGTTGAAGTTCTGGCATCTAAGGCTCCGGTTCCGGGCGGCGGCGGTGCGTCTGCATTAGTTGGTGCAGTAGGAACTGCTCTTGGAAATATGGTAGGAAGCCTTACTGTAGGCAAGAAGAAATATGCGGATGTGGAAGAAGAAATGTATGAATTAAAAGCAAAATGTGATCAGCTTCAGAAGGATTTCCTTCGTCTGATCGAGCGTGATGCAGAAGTATTCGAGCCATTATCCAAAGCATATGGAATGCCAAAAGAGACAGAGGAAGAAAAAGCTGAGAAAGCAAGAGTAATGGAAATCGTATTAAAAGATGCCTGCTCTGTACCAATGGAGATCATGGAGAAATGCTGTGAAGCAATTGAACTGATCGTAGAATTCGGTGCAAAAGGCTCTAAGCTTGCCATCAGTGATGCAGGCGTTGGTGCAGCTTTCTGTAAAGCAGCATTACAGGGTGCCAGCCTGAACGTATACATCAACACAAAATCCATGGCTGACAGAGAGTATGCAGAAGAATTAAACAGAAAAGCAGATGCGATGCTTGAGAAATATACAAAGATCGCAGATGACACATTTAACAGCGTACTTGGCAGACTGAAATAA
- a CDS encoding bifunctional 5,10-methylenetetrahydrofolate dehydrogenase/5,10-methenyltetrahydrofolate cyclohydrolase has protein sequence MAKQLLGKEVTAALNEKIKANVAELQGKGVNPTLCIIRVGENPSDISYERGATKRCETLGVACEKILLPEDVSQEELLATIDKVNKDDSIHGVLLFRPLPKHLDQAVIENALAPEKDVDCMTDLSMSGVFTGKKIGFPPCTPQACMEILDHYGIDCTGKKAVVIGRSLVVGKPAAMMLVKKNATVTICHTRTVDMPSVAREADIIIVAAGRAGVVGAEYVKEGQTIIDVGINVNAEGKLCGDVDYAAVEPIVDAITPVPGGVGSVTTSVLVGHVVEAAMRKVNA, from the coding sequence ATGGCTAAGCAGTTATTAGGTAAAGAAGTAACAGCAGCATTAAACGAGAAAATCAAAGCAAACGTAGCAGAGCTTCAGGGAAAAGGAGTAAATCCTACCCTCTGCATCATCCGTGTTGGTGAAAACCCAAGTGATATCTCCTATGAAAGAGGAGCAACAAAACGCTGCGAAACTTTAGGCGTTGCATGTGAGAAAATCTTACTTCCGGAAGATGTTTCCCAGGAAGAACTTCTTGCAACAATCGATAAAGTAAACAAAGATGACAGCATTCACGGCGTATTATTATTCCGTCCGCTTCCAAAACATCTGGATCAGGCAGTGATCGAGAATGCACTTGCTCCTGAAAAAGACGTTGACTGTATGACAGACCTTTCCATGTCCGGTGTATTCACAGGCAAGAAGATTGGTTTCCCGCCATGTACACCACAGGCTTGTATGGAAATCCTTGATCATTACGGAATCGACTGCACAGGCAAAAAGGCAGTAGTAATCGGAAGAAGCCTTGTTGTTGGTAAACCTGCAGCAATGATGCTGGTTAAAAAGAACGCAACTGTTACGATCTGCCACACAAGAACTGTAGATATGCCGTCTGTAGCACGTGAAGCAGATATCATTATTGTAGCAGCAGGCCGCGCCGGTGTTGTTGGTGCTGAATATGTAAAAGAAGGCCAGACAATCATCGATGTAGGTATCAACGTAAATGCAGAAGGCAAACTTTGTGGTGATGTTGATTACGCAGCAGTAGAGCCTATCGTAGATGCTATTACACCTGTACCTGGCGGTGTTGGAAGTGTTACAACTTCTGTACTGGTTGGTCATGTAGTAGAAGCTGCAATGAGAAAGGTAAACGCATAA
- a CDS encoding glucosaminidase domain-containing protein has product MKKVPGKYFWLFMTITGALMFGAPALVSASEGTASTDTENSVADNAADTPDDDTIAKTTDSTEKNSQETDHSGEGQISKPKYLENAENNGEEIISDEDPTDNTYGYYTIMGGTTVSVDEMCSLYNSQGCTYPSEELSGGGASDIDTFCNIIVEEANAENVRGEVVFAQAMLETGWLSFGGDAGIDQFNFAGLGTTGGGVKGIAFPDVRTGIRAQVQHLKAYASTDSLNQECVDERFDYVTRETAPYVEWLGIQENPYGGGWAAGKDYGSKLRKILADLKSGT; this is encoded by the coding sequence ATGAAAAAAGTGCCGGGAAAATATTTCTGGCTGTTTATGACAATAACAGGTGCCCTGATGTTCGGGGCACCTGCTTTGGTAAGTGCCAGTGAAGGGACAGCGTCCACTGATACAGAAAACAGCGTAGCAGACAATGCTGCAGATACCCCAGATGACGACACAATAGCAAAAACAACTGATAGTACAGAAAAAAACAGTCAGGAAACTGATCATTCAGGAGAGGGACAGATCTCCAAACCCAAATATCTCGAAAATGCAGAAAATAACGGAGAAGAAATTATCTCTGATGAAGACCCGACAGATAATACTTATGGATACTACACGATCATGGGTGGAACAACTGTTTCCGTCGATGAAATGTGTTCATTATACAACAGTCAGGGATGCACTTACCCATCTGAAGAACTCAGTGGCGGCGGAGCATCTGATATAGATACCTTTTGCAATATTATTGTAGAGGAGGCAAATGCCGAGAATGTACGTGGTGAAGTAGTTTTTGCGCAGGCAATGCTGGAAACCGGATGGCTGAGTTTCGGTGGTGATGCGGGAATCGACCAGTTCAATTTCGCAGGTCTTGGAACAACCGGAGGTGGAGTCAAAGGAATCGCATTTCCGGATGTAAGAACAGGAATACGTGCTCAGGTTCAGCATCTCAAAGCCTACGCCTCCACAGATTCCCTGAATCAGGAATGTGTAGATGAACGCTTCGATTACGTGACAAGAGAGACTGCACCTTACGTGGAATGGCTGGGAATCCAGGAAAATCCTTATGGCGGCGGCTGGGCAGCAGGAAAAGATTATGGAAGTAAATTAAGAAAAATACTGGCAGATTTGAAATCAGGGACATAA
- the acsC gene encoding acetyl-CoA decarbonylase/synthase complex subunit gamma, protein MALNGIQIFKLTPKKNCKECGCPTCMAFSMKVAQGAMKIEQCPHMSDEALASLSEATAPPMKTIKIGTGAEEHTLGGETVLFRHEKTFVSKPRYAVALCTCMDDAAVEAKLAEIPKVDYDRIGERMYAELVYVNCGEGADAAKYTALVEKAAGLGRTLVLDCKDPEIAKAALAVCKDSKPVLNGADASNYEAMNAVATEAGVVLGVSGKDLNELYDTTAALEKLGNKNLVLDTTGADIKETFANTVQVRRAALKDQDRTFGYPSIVNLVKIAKGDLHLQAALASMFTMKYGSIIVMEQMTYAEALPLYGLRQNVYTDPQKPMKVEPGIYPLNGADENAVVVTTVDFALTYFVVSGELERSGVPLNLVINDAGGLSVLTSWAAGKFSGNSISSYIKENVEPKVKSRKLIIPGKVAVLKGDLEAKLPGWEIIVGPREAVQLVKFLKDLQADGQI, encoded by the coding sequence ATGGCACTGAATGGTATTCAGATTTTTAAATTAACACCAAAGAAAAACTGTAAGGAATGCGGATGCCCAACTTGTATGGCTTTCTCTATGAAAGTTGCTCAGGGCGCTATGAAAATCGAACAATGTCCGCATATGTCTGATGAAGCTTTAGCATCTCTTTCCGAGGCTACTGCTCCGCCAATGAAGACAATCAAAATTGGTACTGGTGCAGAAGAGCACACTCTGGGTGGAGAAACAGTATTATTCAGACATGAAAAAACATTTGTAAGCAAGCCAAGATATGCAGTAGCTCTGTGCACATGCATGGATGACGCTGCAGTAGAGGCAAAACTTGCAGAAATCCCGAAGGTAGATTATGACCGTATCGGCGAAAGAATGTATGCTGAACTTGTATATGTAAACTGTGGTGAAGGCGCAGATGCAGCTAAATATACTGCACTTGTAGAAAAAGCAGCAGGTCTTGGCAGAACTTTAGTTCTTGACTGTAAAGATCCTGAAATCGCTAAAGCAGCTCTTGCAGTATGCAAAGACAGCAAACCGGTCTTAAACGGTGCTGATGCTTCCAACTATGAAGCAATGAACGCAGTTGCTACAGAAGCAGGTGTTGTTCTCGGTGTATCCGGTAAAGACTTAAATGAATTATATGATACAACAGCAGCTCTTGAAAAACTTGGAAACAAGAATCTTGTTCTTGATACAACAGGCGCTGACATTAAAGAAACCTTTGCAAACACTGTACAGGTTCGTCGTGCAGCTCTGAAAGATCAGGACAGAACATTTGGTTATCCATCTATCGTAAACCTTGTTAAGATCGCAAAAGGTGACCTTCACTTACAGGCAGCTTTAGCATCTATGTTTACAATGAAATATGGTTCCATCATCGTTATGGAGCAGATGACATATGCAGAGGCTCTTCCATTATATGGTCTGCGTCAGAACGTTTACACTGACCCGCAGAAGCCAATGAAAGTTGAGCCAGGCATCTATCCGTTAAATGGTGCTGATGAGAATGCAGTAGTAGTTACTACTGTAGACTTTGCTCTTACATATTTCGTAGTATCCGGCGAGCTGGAGCGTTCCGGTGTTCCGCTTAACCTGGTAATCAATGATGCAGGCGGACTTTCCGTACTGACATCATGGGCAGCTGGTAAATTCTCCGGTAACAGTATTTCTTCTTATATCAAAGAGAATGTTGAACCGAAGGTTAAATCCAGAAAACTGATCATTCCTGGTAAAGTAGCGGTTCTGAAGGGTGATCTGGAAGCAAAACTTCCTGGATGGGAAATCATCGTTGGACCAAGAGAAGCTGTACAGCTTGTTAAATTCTTAAAGGATCTGCAGGCAGACGGCCAGATCTAA